One Ricinus communis isolate WT05 ecotype wild-type chromosome 7, ASM1957865v1, whole genome shotgun sequence genomic region harbors:
- the LOC8287949 gene encoding vacuolar protein-sorting-associated protein 11 homolog isoform X2: MYQWRKFEFFEEKYGGKSKIPEDVSGNINCCSSGRGKVVIGSDEGHVSLLDRGLHFNFSFLAHSSSVLFLQQLKQRNFLVTVGEDEQIAPQQSAMCLKVFDLDKMQPEGTSSIVPDCIGILRIFTNQFPHAKITSFLVLEEAPPILLIAIGLDNGCIYCIKGDIARERITRFKLQIDNNNVSDKSSSSITGLGFRVDGQALQLFAVSPNSVSLFSLQSQPPRRQLLDQIGCNVNSVAMSDRSELIIGRPEAVYFYEVDGRGPCWAFEGEKKFVGWFRGYLLCVIGDQRSGKDTFNIYDLKNRLIAHSLAVKEVSHMLCEWGNIILIMNDKSALCIGEKDMESKLDMLFKKNLYTVAINLVQSQQADAAATAEVLRKYGDHLYSKQDYDEAMAQYISTIGHLEPSYVIQKFLDAQRIYNLTNYLENLHEKGLASKDHTTLLLNCYTKLKDVDKLNVFIKSEDGVGEHKFDVETAIRVCRAANYHEHAMYVAKKAGRHELYLKILLEDLGRYDEALQYISSLEPSQAGVTVKEYGKILIEHKPAETIEILMRLCTEDGESAKRGSSSGAYLSMLPSPVDFLNIFIHHPQSLMNFLEKYTDKVKDSPAQVEIHNTLLELYLSNEMNFPAVSQASNGVDISLQAKSGAGRKSKAKSNGKVIADRKDIYKEKDRVERQEKGLLLLKSAWPADQEHPLYDVDLAIILSEMNAFKEGLLYLYEKMKLYKEVIACYMQAHDHEGLIACCKRLGDSSKGGEPSLWADLLKYFGELGEDCSKEVKEVLTYIERDDILPPIIVLQTLSRNPCLTLSVIKDYIARKLEQESKLIEEDRQAIDKYQLCRRTHWQ, translated from the exons ATGTACCAGTGGAGGAAATTCGAGTTCTTCGAAGAGAAATACGGAGGAAAAAGCAAGATTCCTGAGGATGTAAGTGGTAATATAAATTGTTGCTCTAGCGGTAGAGGTAAAGTCGTGATCGGCTCCGATGAAGGCCACGTTAGCTTACTCGATCGCGGACTTCacttcaatttttcatttttagctCATTCCTCTTCTGTTCTCTTTCTCCAGCAACTTAAA CAAAGAAACTTCCTTGTAACTGTTGGTGAAGATGAACAAATTGCTCCACAACAATCTGCAATGTGCCTCAAGGTTTTTGACCTTGATAAAATGCAGCCAGAGGGAACAAGCTCCATCGTACCTGATTGTATTGGAATATTGCGGATTTTCACCAATCAGTTTCCTCATGCAAAG ATTACGTCATTTCTAGTACTAGAGGAAGCTCCTCCAATCCTACTTATAGCTATTGGATTAGATAATGGATGTATTTATTGCATCAAAGGGGACATTGCAAGAGAACGTATCACACGTTTCAAGCTCCagattgataataataatgtttcAGACAAAAGTAGTTCTTCCATTACCGGTCTTGGATTCAGAGTGGATGGTCAAGCCCTTCAATTATTTGCTGTATCACCAAATTCTGTTAGTCTCTTTAGCTTGCAGAGTCAACCACCTAGACGCCAATTGCTAGATCAGATAGGATGCAATGTCAATAGTGTAGCAATGAGTGATCGCTCG gAGTTGATAATTGGTCGGCCTGAAGctgtatatttttatgaagttGATGGGCGTGGTCCTTGCTGGGCATTTGAGGGAGAGAAGAAATTTGTAGGGTGGTTTCGTGGTTACCTTTTATGTGTTATCGGAGATCAAAGAAGTGGTAAAGATACTTTCAATATTTATGACCTGAAGAATCGTTTAATAGCTCATAGTCTAGCGGTTAAAGAAGTTTCTCACATGCTTTGTGAATGGGGTAACATAATACTTATAATGAACGACAAATCAGCTTTATGCATTGGGGAGAAAGATATGGAAAGCAAGTTAGATATGCTCTTCAAGAAAAATCTTTATACTGTTGCTATCAATCTTGTTCAAAGTCAGCAAGCTGATGCTGCTGCAACTGCTGAAGTGCTAAGGAAATATGGAGATCATCTTTATAGCAAACAAGATTATGATGAAGCTATGGCCCAGTATATCAGCACTATTGGTCACCTTGAACCTTCATATGTAATACAAAAGTTTCTGGATGCACAAAGAATTTACAACCTTACAAATTACTTGGAAAACTTACACGAGAAGGGGCTTGCTTCTAAGGATCATACGACACTTCTCTTAAACTGCTATACCAAGTTGAAAGATGTTGACAAGCtgaatgtatttattaaaagtgAGGATGGTGTTGGAGAACATAAGTTTGATGTGGAGACTGCGATACGGGTATGCCGTGCTGCCAATTACCATGAGCATGCAATGTATGTTGCTAAGAAGGCAGGGAGGCATGAATTATATTTGAAGATCTTACTTGAAGACCTTGGCAGATATGATGAGGCCTTACAATATATTTCGAGCCTTGAACCAAGTCAGGCTGGTGTTACCGTGAAGGAATATGGTAAAATTCTCATAGAGCACAAACCAGCTGAGACAATTGAGATACTCATGAGGCTCTGCACTGAGGATGGGGAGTCAGCAAAAAGAGGATCTTCAAGTGGTGCATACTTATCTATGTTGCCATCACCTGTTGATTTTCTCAATATTTTCATCCATCACCCACAATCTCTTATgaattttcttgaaaaatatactGACAAGGTAAAGGACTCTCCTGCTCAAGTAGAAATTCACAATACACTCTTGGAACTGTACCTGTCAAATGAGATGAACTTCCCTGCAGTATCACAAGCTAGCAATGGTGTGGATATTTCTCTCCAAGCTAAATCAGGGGCAGGTAGGAAATCCAAAGCTAAATCAAATGGGAAAGTAATTGCTGATcgaaaagatatatataaggaaaaggACCGTGTAGAAAGGCAAGAGAAAGGACTTCTTTTGCTTAAGAGTGCATGGCCAGCTGATCAGGAGCATCCCCTTTATGATGTTGATCTTGCTATAATTCTCTCTGAGATGAATGCATTTAAAGAAGGCCTATTGTATCTCTATGAGAAGATGAAACTTTATAAAGAGGTTATTGCTTGCTACATGCAAGCCCATGATCATGAGGGATTAATTGCATGCTGCAAAAGGCTGGGGGATTCAAGTAAGGGAGGTGAGCCATCTCTTTGGGCAGACCTGCTAAAATATTTTGGTGAACTGGGAGAAGATTGCTCCAAGGAAGTGAAGGAAGTTTTGACTTATATAGAAAGGGATGACATCTTGCCTCCTATTATTGTTCTTCAGACTCTGTCCAGAAATCCATGCCTCACACTCTCTGTCATCAAGGACTATATAGCTCGGAAGCTTGAACAAGAATCGAAGCTGATTGAAGAGGACCGGCAAGCAATTGATAAGTATCAG CTGTGCAGGAGGACACATTGGcaatga
- the LOC8287949 gene encoding vacuolar protein-sorting-associated protein 11 homolog isoform X1, protein MYQWRKFEFFEEKYGGKSKIPEDVSGNINCCSSGRGKVVIGSDEGHVSLLDRGLHFNFSFLAHSSSVLFLQQLKQRNFLVTVGEDEQIAPQQSAMCLKVFDLDKMQPEGTSSIVPDCIGILRIFTNQFPHAKITSFLVLEEAPPILLIAIGLDNGCIYCIKGDIARERITRFKLQIDNNNVSDKSSSSITGLGFRVDGQALQLFAVSPNSVSLFSLQSQPPRRQLLDQIGCNVNSVAMSDRSELIIGRPEAVYFYEVDGRGPCWAFEGEKKFVGWFRGYLLCVIGDQRSGKDTFNIYDLKNRLIAHSLAVKEVSHMLCEWGNIILIMNDKSALCIGEKDMESKLDMLFKKNLYTVAINLVQSQQADAAATAEVLRKYGDHLYSKQDYDEAMAQYISTIGHLEPSYVIQKFLDAQRIYNLTNYLENLHEKGLASKDHTTLLLNCYTKLKDVDKLNVFIKSEDGVGEHKFDVETAIRVCRAANYHEHAMYVAKKAGRHELYLKILLEDLGRYDEALQYISSLEPSQAGVTVKEYGKILIEHKPAETIEILMRLCTEDGESAKRGSSSGAYLSMLPSPVDFLNIFIHHPQSLMNFLEKYTDKVKDSPAQVEIHNTLLELYLSNEMNFPAVSQASNGVDISLQAKSGAGRKSKAKSNGKVIADRKDIYKEKDRVERQEKGLLLLKSAWPADQEHPLYDVDLAIILSEMNAFKEGLLYLYEKMKLYKEVIACYMQAHDHEGLIACCKRLGDSSKGGEPSLWADLLKYFGELGEDCSKEVKEVLTYIERDDILPPIIVLQTLSRNPCLTLSVIKDYIARKLEQESKLIEEDRQAIDKYQEDTLAMRKEIHELRTNARIFQLSKCTACTFTLDLPAVHFMCMHSFHQRCLGDNEKECPECAPEYRAVMEMKRSLEQNSKDQDQFFQLVKGSKDGFSVIAEYFGKGIISKTSNGTSGALRSGSTSSSSGF, encoded by the exons ATGTACCAGTGGAGGAAATTCGAGTTCTTCGAAGAGAAATACGGAGGAAAAAGCAAGATTCCTGAGGATGTAAGTGGTAATATAAATTGTTGCTCTAGCGGTAGAGGTAAAGTCGTGATCGGCTCCGATGAAGGCCACGTTAGCTTACTCGATCGCGGACTTCacttcaatttttcatttttagctCATTCCTCTTCTGTTCTCTTTCTCCAGCAACTTAAA CAAAGAAACTTCCTTGTAACTGTTGGTGAAGATGAACAAATTGCTCCACAACAATCTGCAATGTGCCTCAAGGTTTTTGACCTTGATAAAATGCAGCCAGAGGGAACAAGCTCCATCGTACCTGATTGTATTGGAATATTGCGGATTTTCACCAATCAGTTTCCTCATGCAAAG ATTACGTCATTTCTAGTACTAGAGGAAGCTCCTCCAATCCTACTTATAGCTATTGGATTAGATAATGGATGTATTTATTGCATCAAAGGGGACATTGCAAGAGAACGTATCACACGTTTCAAGCTCCagattgataataataatgtttcAGACAAAAGTAGTTCTTCCATTACCGGTCTTGGATTCAGAGTGGATGGTCAAGCCCTTCAATTATTTGCTGTATCACCAAATTCTGTTAGTCTCTTTAGCTTGCAGAGTCAACCACCTAGACGCCAATTGCTAGATCAGATAGGATGCAATGTCAATAGTGTAGCAATGAGTGATCGCTCG gAGTTGATAATTGGTCGGCCTGAAGctgtatatttttatgaagttGATGGGCGTGGTCCTTGCTGGGCATTTGAGGGAGAGAAGAAATTTGTAGGGTGGTTTCGTGGTTACCTTTTATGTGTTATCGGAGATCAAAGAAGTGGTAAAGATACTTTCAATATTTATGACCTGAAGAATCGTTTAATAGCTCATAGTCTAGCGGTTAAAGAAGTTTCTCACATGCTTTGTGAATGGGGTAACATAATACTTATAATGAACGACAAATCAGCTTTATGCATTGGGGAGAAAGATATGGAAAGCAAGTTAGATATGCTCTTCAAGAAAAATCTTTATACTGTTGCTATCAATCTTGTTCAAAGTCAGCAAGCTGATGCTGCTGCAACTGCTGAAGTGCTAAGGAAATATGGAGATCATCTTTATAGCAAACAAGATTATGATGAAGCTATGGCCCAGTATATCAGCACTATTGGTCACCTTGAACCTTCATATGTAATACAAAAGTTTCTGGATGCACAAAGAATTTACAACCTTACAAATTACTTGGAAAACTTACACGAGAAGGGGCTTGCTTCTAAGGATCATACGACACTTCTCTTAAACTGCTATACCAAGTTGAAAGATGTTGACAAGCtgaatgtatttattaaaagtgAGGATGGTGTTGGAGAACATAAGTTTGATGTGGAGACTGCGATACGGGTATGCCGTGCTGCCAATTACCATGAGCATGCAATGTATGTTGCTAAGAAGGCAGGGAGGCATGAATTATATTTGAAGATCTTACTTGAAGACCTTGGCAGATATGATGAGGCCTTACAATATATTTCGAGCCTTGAACCAAGTCAGGCTGGTGTTACCGTGAAGGAATATGGTAAAATTCTCATAGAGCACAAACCAGCTGAGACAATTGAGATACTCATGAGGCTCTGCACTGAGGATGGGGAGTCAGCAAAAAGAGGATCTTCAAGTGGTGCATACTTATCTATGTTGCCATCACCTGTTGATTTTCTCAATATTTTCATCCATCACCCACAATCTCTTATgaattttcttgaaaaatatactGACAAGGTAAAGGACTCTCCTGCTCAAGTAGAAATTCACAATACACTCTTGGAACTGTACCTGTCAAATGAGATGAACTTCCCTGCAGTATCACAAGCTAGCAATGGTGTGGATATTTCTCTCCAAGCTAAATCAGGGGCAGGTAGGAAATCCAAAGCTAAATCAAATGGGAAAGTAATTGCTGATcgaaaagatatatataaggaaaaggACCGTGTAGAAAGGCAAGAGAAAGGACTTCTTTTGCTTAAGAGTGCATGGCCAGCTGATCAGGAGCATCCCCTTTATGATGTTGATCTTGCTATAATTCTCTCTGAGATGAATGCATTTAAAGAAGGCCTATTGTATCTCTATGAGAAGATGAAACTTTATAAAGAGGTTATTGCTTGCTACATGCAAGCCCATGATCATGAGGGATTAATTGCATGCTGCAAAAGGCTGGGGGATTCAAGTAAGGGAGGTGAGCCATCTCTTTGGGCAGACCTGCTAAAATATTTTGGTGAACTGGGAGAAGATTGCTCCAAGGAAGTGAAGGAAGTTTTGACTTATATAGAAAGGGATGACATCTTGCCTCCTATTATTGTTCTTCAGACTCTGTCCAGAAATCCATGCCTCACACTCTCTGTCATCAAGGACTATATAGCTCGGAAGCTTGAACAAGAATCGAAGCTGATTGAAGAGGACCGGCAAGCAATTGATAAGTATCAG GAGGACACATTGGcaatgagaaaagaaattcatGAGCTTAGGACCAATGCGAGGATCTTTCAACTCAGCAAGTGTACCGCTTGCACTTTCACTCTTGATCTTCCTGCTGTACATTTCATGTGCATGCATTCATTCCATCAGCGTTGCCTTGGtgataatgaaaaagaatGCCCTGAATGTGCTCCCGAGTACAGAGCTGTTATGGAAATGAAGAGAAGTCTTGAGCAGAATTCCAAAGATCAAGATCAGTTTTTTCAGCTAGTGAAAGGTTCCAAGGATGGATTCTCCGTGATTGCAGAGTATTTTGGAAAAGGGATCATTAGCAAAACTAGTAATGGCACCTCAGGAGCTCTTAGATCAGGCAGCACGTCTTCCAGCAGTGGTTTCTGA